A genomic stretch from Acinonyx jubatus isolate Ajub_Pintada_27869175 chromosome E2, VMU_Ajub_asm_v1.0, whole genome shotgun sequence includes:
- the PTGIR gene encoding prostacyclin receptor, translating into MADSCRNLTYVRDSVGPATSTLMFVAGVVGNGLALGILGARRRSRPSAFTVLVTGLAVTDLLGTCFLSPAVFVTYARNSSLLGLARGRPTLCDTFAFAMTFFGLASTLILFAMAVERCLALSHPYVYAQLDGPRCARLALPAVYAFCTFFCSLPLLGLGQHQQYCPGSWCFIRMRATEPGGCAFSLAYASLVALLVAAIVLCNSSVTLSLCRMYRRQRRHQGSLVPGPRAGEDEVDHLILLALMTGIMAVCSLPLTVRGFTQAIAPDSSEVGDLLAFRFNAFNPILDPWVFILFRKAVFQRLRTWLCCLCPRPAHGDSQTPLSRPASGRKDSRAPTALGGKEERWVPLSAWGEGRGGRLPQAQRSASTTGTSSKEGSAAACSLC; encoded by the exons ATGGCGGATTCGTGCAGGAACCTCACCTACGTGCGGGACTCGGTGGGCCCAGCCACCAGCACCCTGATGTTCGTGGCGGGCGTGGTGGGCAACGGGCTGGCACTAGGCATCTTGGGGGCGCGGCGACGGTCACGCCCCTCGGCCTTCACCGTGCTGGTCACCGGACTGGCCGTCACCGACCTGCTGGGCACTTGCTTCCTGAGCCCCGCGGTGTTCGTGACCTACGCCCGCAACAGCTCGCTGCTGGGCCTGGCCCGGGGCCGCCCCACGCTCTGCGACACCTTCGCCTTCGCCATGACCTTCTTCGGCCTGGCCTCCACGCTCATCCTCTTCGCCATGGCCGTGGAGCGCTGCCTGGCGCTCAGCCACCCCTACGTCTACGCCCAGCTGGACGGGCCGCGCTGCGCCCGCCTCGCCCTGCCTGCCGTCTACGCCTTCTGCACCTTCTTCTGTTCGCTGCCCCTGCTGGGCCTGGGCCAACATCAGCAGTACTGCCCGGGGAGCTGGTGCTTCATCCGGATGCGCGCCACGGAGCCGGGCGGCTGCGCCTTCTCGCTGGCCTACGCCAGCCTCGTGGCCCTGCTGGTGGCCGCCATCGTCCTCTGCAACAGCTCCGTCACCCTGAGCCTCTGCCGCATGTATCGCCGGCAGAGGCGCCACCAGGGCTCGCTGGTGCCCGGGCCCCGGGCGGGAGAGGACGAGGTTGACCACCTGATTCTGCTGGCTCTCATGACGGGCATCATGGCCGTGTGCTCCCTGCCTCTCACG GTCCGAGGCTTCACCCAGGCCATCGCCCCGGACAGCAGCGAGGTGGGGGACCTCCTGGCCTTCCGGTTCAACGCCTTCAACCCCATCCTCGACCCCTGGGTCTTCATCCTCTTCCGCAAGGCTGTCTTCCAGAGGCTCAGGACCTGGTTGTGCTGCCTGTGCCCCAGGCCTGCCCACGGCGACTCGCAGACACCCCTCTCCCGGCCCGCCTCGGGGAGGAAGGACTCAAGGGCCCCCACTGCTcttggggggaaggaggagagatggGTGCCCCTGTCAGCCTggggcgaggggcgggggggaCGCTTACCCCAGGCACAGCGATCCGCCAGCACCACGGGAACGTCATCCAAAGAGGGGTCGGCGGCAGCCTGCTCCCTCTGCTGA
- the GNG8 gene encoding guanine nucleotide-binding protein G(I)/G(S)/G(O) subunit gamma-8, giving the protein MSNNMAKIAEARKTVEQLKLEVNIDRMKVSQAAAELLAFCETHAKDDPLVTPVPAAENPFRDKRLFCVLL; this is encoded by the exons ATGTCCAACAACATGGCCAAGATCGCGGAGGCCCGCAAGACGGTGGAACAGCTGAAGCTGGAGGTGAACATCGATCGCATGAAG GTGTCGCAGGCGGCGGCCGAGCTCCTGGCCTTCTGCGAGACGCACGCCAAAGACGACCCGCTGGTGACGCCGGTCCCCGCCGCAGAGAACCCCTTCCGCGACAAGCGCCTCTTTTGCGTCCTGCTCTGA